From the Flavobacterium galactosidilyticum genome, one window contains:
- a CDS encoding tetratricopeptide repeat protein, which yields MKSKYVVLASALLISVATFAQKDQIKAAEKALKGGKSQEAATILAEAESLLSNASDAEKAQFFFLKGNASLDLATKKVNADKNLEIATVAYKNLMDVEKASGKVKYTPQAVTSMKDIKFSLINAAIADSKIDKHSESARKLYDAYLLDKNDTINLYYAASTYVNAKEYVKALELYENLKNINYSGKGTSYFAVNKLTNEEDFFATAKERDLSVKLGTHLKPRNEVVPSKRGEIYKNMALILVEGGKTEEAKKAISEARLSNPDDTSLVLTEANLYLETKDFETYKKLIGEVLAKNPNDADLTFNLGVISGNAGNVADAEKYYARAIEIKPDYINAYINLAALKLEAERPIIDEMNKLGTSAKDMKRYDVLKLQRENIFKSVIPSLKKAYDLDPANKDVAKTLLNVYSALEMTAESKALKAKM from the coding sequence ATGAAAAGTAAATATGTAGTATTAGCATCAGCGTTACTGATATCAGTGGCTACTTTTGCTCAAAAAGATCAAATTAAAGCAGCTGAAAAAGCACTGAAAGGAGGTAAGTCTCAAGAAGCGGCAACTATTTTAGCAGAAGCGGAGTCTTTATTGTCTAATGCTTCTGATGCTGAAAAAGCACAGTTTTTCTTTTTAAAAGGAAACGCTAGTTTAGATTTAGCCACTAAAAAAGTAAATGCTGATAAAAATTTAGAAATTGCAACCGTAGCATATAAAAATTTAATGGATGTTGAGAAAGCTTCTGGTAAAGTAAAATATACACCACAGGCAGTTACCTCAATGAAGGATATTAAATTCAGTTTGATAAACGCGGCTATTGCTGATTCAAAGATCGATAAGCACTCAGAAAGTGCTAGAAAACTTTATGATGCGTACTTACTTGATAAAAATGATACAATCAACTTGTATTATGCGGCTTCTACTTATGTAAACGCAAAGGAGTATGTAAAAGCACTTGAGTTGTATGAAAACTTGAAAAACATTAACTATTCTGGAAAAGGAACTAGCTATTTTGCGGTTAATAAGTTAACTAATGAGGAAGATTTCTTTGCTACTGCAAAAGAAAGAGATTTGTCAGTAAAACTTGGTACGCACTTGAAGCCAAGAAATGAGGTTGTTCCATCAAAAAGAGGAGAGATATATAAAAATATGGCTTTGATTTTAGTAGAAGGCGGTAAAACTGAAGAAGCTAAAAAAGCAATTTCTGAGGCAAGATTGTCAAATCCAGATGATACGTCATTGGTTTTAACAGAAGCTAACTTATATTTAGAAACTAAAGATTTTGAAACGTACAAAAAATTAATTGGTGAGGTTTTAGCTAAAAATCCTAATGATGCTGATTTGACTTTTAATTTAGGAGTTATAAGCGGTAATGCTGGAAATGTAGCTGATGCTGAAAAGTATTACGCTCGCGCTATCGAAATTAAGCCAGATTATATCAACGCTTATATCAATCTAGCTGCTTTGAAATTAGAAGCGGAAAGACCTATCATTGACGAAATGAATAAACTGGGAACTTCAGCAAAAGACATGAAGCGTTACGATGTGTTGAAATTACAAAGAGAAAACATATTTAAAAGTGTAATTCCTTCGCTTAAAAAAGCATACGATTTAGATCCTGCTAATAAAGATGTTGCTAAAACGCTATTGAATGTGTACAGTGCTCTAGAAATGACAGCTGAATCAAAAGCATTGAAAGCTAAAATGTAA
- a CDS encoding NAD(P)/FAD-dependent oxidoreductase: MKNKRIGIIGAGPSGLAQIRAFEALKEKGYAMPEIICFEKQDNWGGMWNYSWRTGVGKYGEPLHGSMYKYLWSNGPKECLEFSDYSFDEHFKKPISSYPPRPVLFDYIQGRIKKSNARDYIRFDTTVRWVSFDEGSQKFSVVLDDLKADKTYTEELDYLVVASGHFSTPNMPYFKGIENFPSTVMHAHDFRGADQFKERNVLLIGSSYSAEDIGVQCYKHGAKSVTLSYRSNPIGIDWPEGIKELPMVTHFEGDTAFFKDGSTEKYDAVIMCTGYQHKFPFLPDELRLKTTNNLFPDHLYKGIFFNKLPQLIYLGMQDQYYTFNMFDAQAWVARDFMMKTLEIPNETERRLDIDKWLQRNNTLENSSHNIDFQSDYIKDLLSLSDYPHFNVDKVAEMFKEWLQDKEENVLTYRDKTYQSVVTGTIAAQHHTEWMDELDDSKERYLYEAEEEEMTLENL, encoded by the coding sequence ATGAAAAACAAACGCATAGGTATAATTGGTGCGGGCCCCAGCGGTTTAGCTCAAATTCGCGCTTTTGAAGCCTTAAAAGAAAAAGGATATGCTATGCCTGAAATTATCTGCTTTGAAAAACAAGATAATTGGGGCGGCATGTGGAACTACTCATGGAGAACTGGAGTAGGGAAATATGGCGAACCTCTTCATGGAAGTATGTACAAGTATTTATGGTCAAATGGTCCTAAAGAGTGCTTAGAATTTTCAGATTATTCATTTGACGAGCATTTCAAAAAACCAATATCTTCCTATCCACCTAGACCCGTTCTATTTGACTATATACAGGGACGCATTAAAAAGAGTAATGCAAGAGATTATATCCGTTTTGATACCACAGTTAGATGGGTAAGTTTCGATGAAGGTTCACAGAAATTTTCAGTCGTTTTAGATGATTTAAAAGCCGATAAAACTTACACTGAAGAACTAGACTATTTAGTTGTTGCTTCTGGACATTTCTCTACTCCAAATATGCCATATTTTAAAGGAATTGAAAACTTTCCAAGCACCGTAATGCACGCACATGATTTTAGAGGTGCCGATCAGTTTAAGGAACGTAATGTATTATTAATAGGCAGCAGCTATTCTGCAGAAGATATAGGTGTTCAATGTTATAAACATGGCGCAAAATCAGTAACCTTGAGTTACAGAAGTAATCCTATAGGTATAGATTGGCCTGAAGGAATAAAAGAACTTCCTATGGTTACCCATTTTGAAGGTGATACCGCTTTCTTTAAAGATGGAAGTACGGAGAAATATGACGCCGTAATCATGTGTACCGGTTACCAACACAAGTTCCCTTTCCTACCAGATGAACTTCGATTGAAAACTACAAACAATCTTTTCCCTGATCATTTGTATAAAGGAATATTTTTTAACAAGTTACCTCAATTAATATATTTGGGTATGCAGGATCAATATTACACTTTCAATATGTTTGATGCTCAAGCTTGGGTTGCAAGAGATTTTATGATGAAAACATTAGAAATACCTAATGAGACTGAAAGAAGGCTAGACATAGACAAATGGTTACAAAGAAATAATACATTAGAAAATAGTTCACACAATATTGATTTCCAATCGGATTATATTAAGGACTTACTTTCGCTTTCTGACTACCCACATTTTAATGTTGATAAAGTAGCTGAAATGTTCAAGGAATGGCTTCAAGATAAAGAAGAGAACGTATTAACCTATCGAGATAAAACGTACCAAAGTGTCGTAACGGGAACCATAGCTGCCCAGCACCACACGGAATGGATGGATGAACTAGACGATAGTAAAGAACGCTACCTTTATGAAGCTGAAGAAGAAGAAATGACTCTAGAAAATCTTTAA
- a CDS encoding ATP-dependent Clp protease ATP-binding subunit: MDDNFSPRVKDVITYSKEEALRLGHDFIGTEHLMLGILRDGNGKAIQILNNLNVDLDHLRRKVEILSPASPSLEINIEKKNLHLTRQAERALKTTFLEAKVYQSSSISTAHLLLCILRNENDPTTKLLNKLKIDYDIAKEQYINMTPNEDDFIDNLPKNESYNDDSGQDDSLKEGTFNNPANKSNKKSKTPVLDNFGRDLTEMAEEGKLDPVVGREKEIERVSQILSRRKKNNPLLIGEPGVGKSAIAEGLALRIIQKKVSRTLFNKRVVTLDLASLVAGTKYRGQFEERMKAVMNELEKNDDIILFIDEIHTIVGAGGATGSLDASNMFKPALARGEIQCIGATTLDEYRQYIEKDGALERRFQKIIVEPTSVEETITILHNIKNKYEDHHNVTFTDDAIEACVKLTDRYMSDRFLPDKAIDALDEAGSRVHITNIEVPKQILDLERQLEDVRELKNVVVKKQKYEEAAKLRDDEKRIEKDLAIAQEQWEEDAKNNRIEVTEDNVADVVSMMSGIPVNRIAQTESNKLAKLPELIEGKVIGQKEAVIKIARSIQRNRAGLKDPNRPIGSFIFLGQTGVGKTQLAKVLAKELFDSEDALIRIDMSEYMEKFAISRLVGAPPGYVGYEEGGQLTEKVRRKPYCVVLLDEIEKAHPDVFNMLLQVLDDGYLTDSLGRKIDFKNTIIIMTSNVGARQLKDFGQGVGFGTAAKVAQADDNSKSIIENALKKTFAPEFLNRIDDVIVFNALEKEHIDLIIEIELKKLYARVAELGYQLNLSDKAKAFIADKGFDRQFGARPLKRAIQKYVEDTLAEEIITSKIGSGDEIFMDIEEGAQELTVQVHKAGEPTNL, translated from the coding sequence ATGGATGATAATTTTTCACCAAGAGTAAAAGATGTTATTACTTACAGCAAAGAAGAAGCTTTGCGATTAGGTCATGACTTCATAGGCACAGAACATTTGATGCTAGGTATCCTAAGAGACGGAAATGGAAAAGCAATTCAAATACTAAATAACTTAAATGTTGATTTAGACCATTTACGTCGAAAAGTAGAAATTCTGAGTCCAGCTAGTCCAAGTTTAGAAATAAACATAGAAAAGAAAAACTTACACTTGACTCGTCAGGCAGAACGTGCGCTGAAAACTACTTTTTTAGAAGCTAAAGTGTACCAAAGTTCTTCTATTAGCACTGCACATTTATTACTGTGTATTTTAAGAAACGAAAACGATCCAACAACCAAGCTATTGAATAAACTGAAAATTGATTATGATATAGCTAAAGAACAATATATAAACATGACTCCAAACGAAGACGATTTTATAGATAACTTGCCAAAAAACGAATCGTACAATGATGATTCAGGACAAGATGACAGTTTAAAAGAAGGTACTTTTAACAATCCCGCCAACAAATCGAACAAGAAATCTAAAACTCCTGTGTTAGATAATTTTGGGAGAGATTTAACAGAAATGGCTGAGGAAGGAAAACTAGATCCAGTTGTAGGTAGAGAAAAAGAAATTGAGCGTGTTTCTCAAATTTTGAGCCGACGCAAAAAGAACAATCCTTTACTAATAGGGGAACCTGGAGTGGGGAAATCTGCTATTGCCGAAGGTTTAGCGTTGCGCATTATTCAGAAAAAAGTTTCTCGTACTTTATTCAACAAACGCGTTGTTACTTTAGATCTAGCTAGCCTAGTTGCCGGTACAAAATACAGAGGACAATTTGAAGAACGCATGAAAGCGGTGATGAATGAACTAGAGAAAAATGATGATATCATTCTTTTTATAGATGAAATTCATACTATCGTTGGCGCTGGTGGTGCAACAGGTTCTTTGGATGCATCAAATATGTTTAAACCTGCCTTAGCTCGTGGCGAAATTCAATGTATTGGTGCTACTACTCTCGACGAATACCGTCAGTACATAGAGAAAGATGGCGCACTAGAAAGACGTTTCCAAAAGATAATTGTAGAGCCAACTTCGGTTGAAGAGACGATTACCATTTTGCATAATATCAAAAACAAATACGAAGATCATCATAATGTAACATTTACTGACGATGCAATAGAGGCTTGTGTAAAATTAACGGATCGTTATATGTCTGATCGTTTCTTGCCAGACAAAGCTATCGATGCTTTAGACGAAGCAGGTTCTAGAGTTCACATTACTAATATCGAAGTACCCAAACAAATTTTAGATCTTGAACGCCAATTAGAAGACGTTCGCGAACTGAAAAATGTGGTAGTCAAAAAACAAAAATATGAAGAAGCTGCTAAACTTCGAGATGATGAAAAACGCATTGAAAAAGATTTGGCTATAGCCCAAGAACAATGGGAAGAAGATGCTAAAAACAACCGAATTGAAGTTACTGAGGACAATGTTGCTGATGTAGTTTCTATGATGAGTGGTATTCCTGTAAATCGCATTGCTCAAACAGAAAGCAATAAGTTAGCTAAATTACCAGAACTTATTGAAGGTAAAGTGATTGGACAAAAAGAAGCGGTGATAAAAATCGCTCGTTCAATTCAACGTAATCGTGCAGGTTTAAAAGATCCAAACAGACCCATTGGTTCGTTTATTTTCTTGGGACAAACCGGTGTTGGTAAAACGCAATTAGCTAAAGTACTAGCTAAAGAATTATTCGATTCTGAAGATGCTTTAATTCGAATAGATATGAGTGAGTACATGGAAAAATTCGCAATCTCTAGATTAGTTGGAGCACCTCCAGGATACGTGGGTTACGAAGAAGGTGGACAGTTGACAGAGAAAGTTCGTAGAAAACCATACTGTGTTGTATTATTAGATGAAATTGAAAAAGCCCATCCTGATGTATTCAACATGCTTTTACAAGTATTAGATGATGGTTATCTAACAGATAGTTTGGGCCGTAAAATTGATTTCAAAAACACTATAATTATCATGACTTCCAATGTTGGAGCGAGACAATTAAAAGATTTTGGACAAGGTGTTGGTTTTGGAACTGCCGCTAAAGTGGCTCAAGCGGACGATAACTCTAAAAGTATCATCGAAAATGCATTAAAGAAAACTTTTGCTCCAGAATTCTTAAATAGAATAGATGACGTAATTGTATTTAACGCTTTAGAAAAAGAACACATTGATTTGATTATAGAAATCGAATTAAAAAAATTATATGCTCGTGTTGCAGAATTAGGATATCAATTAAACCTTTCAGATAAAGCAAAAGCTTTTATCGCTGATAAAGGTTTCGATAGACAATTTGGAGCAAGACCATTAAAAAGAGCTATTCAGAAATATGTTGAAGACACACTTGCCGAAGAAATAATCACTTCTAAAATTGGTTCTGGAGACGAAATTTTTATGGATATTGAAGAAGGAGCTCAAGAACTTACGGTACAAGTTCACAAAGCTGGCGAGCCGACTAATTTATAG
- a CDS encoding acetyl-CoA C-acyltransferase, giving the protein MNKRVVIVSAVRTPIGSFMGGLSTVTAPRLGAVAIKGALDKINLDPELVDEVYMGNVVQAGTGQAPARQAAIFAGLSEKVACTTINKVCASGMKAVMLGAQSIQCGDAEIVVAGGMENMSLIPHYINLRSGTKFGPATMVDGMQKDGLTDAYDNNAMGVCADLCATEYNFSREDQDNFAIQSYERSAKAWEARKFDNEIVPVPVQQRKGAPILVSKDEEFTNVKLDKIPSLNPVFTKDGTVTAANASTINDGAAAVILMSEEKALALGLKPLAYIKGYADAAQEPKWFTTSPAKALPKALDKAGITIDAVDYFEFNEAFAVVGLANAKILGLANDKVNVNGGAVSLGHPLGCSGVRIIVTLLNVLEQNNAKTGAAAICNGGGGASAIVIERI; this is encoded by the coding sequence ATGAACAAAAGAGTTGTTATCGTTTCTGCCGTTAGGACACCTATCGGAAGTTTTATGGGAGGATTATCTACAGTTACCGCTCCAAGATTAGGTGCAGTAGCTATTAAAGGAGCATTGGACAAAATTAATTTAGATCCAGAGTTAGTTGATGAAGTATATATGGGCAACGTAGTTCAAGCGGGCACAGGTCAAGCTCCTGCTCGCCAAGCGGCTATATTTGCAGGTTTATCTGAAAAAGTGGCGTGTACTACTATAAATAAAGTGTGTGCATCAGGAATGAAAGCAGTGATGTTAGGCGCGCAATCAATTCAATGTGGTGATGCTGAAATTGTAGTTGCTGGAGGAATGGAGAACATGAGCTTGATCCCACATTATATAAATCTTAGAAGCGGAACTAAATTTGGTCCAGCAACTATGGTTGATGGAATGCAGAAAGACGGACTTACTGATGCTTACGACAATAATGCAATGGGAGTTTGTGCTGATCTATGTGCTACAGAATATAACTTTAGTCGTGAAGACCAAGATAACTTCGCTATTCAATCATATGAGCGTAGTGCAAAAGCTTGGGAAGCTAGAAAATTTGATAACGAAATAGTTCCTGTTCCTGTTCAGCAAAGAAAAGGAGCTCCTATACTGGTTTCTAAAGATGAAGAGTTCACTAATGTTAAATTAGACAAAATTCCTTCTTTAAACCCTGTTTTCACAAAAGACGGAACAGTTACCGCAGCAAATGCATCAACTATAAATGATGGTGCAGCAGCAGTAATATTGATGAGCGAAGAAAAAGCACTAGCATTAGGTTTGAAACCACTAGCCTACATCAAAGGATACGCTGACGCCGCACAAGAACCAAAATGGTTTACTACTAGCCCCGCTAAAGCGCTTCCTAAAGCTTTAGACAAAGCAGGAATAACTATTGACGCTGTAGACTATTTTGAATTTAATGAAGCTTTTGCAGTCGTAGGATTAGCTAATGCTAAAATTCTAGGTCTAGCAAACGATAAAGTAAACGTGAATGGCGGTGCAGTATCATTAGGACATCCGCTTGGTTGTTCTGGAGTGCGAATCATAGTTACTCTTTTAAATGTTTTAGAACAAAATAATGCTAAAACTGGTGCTGCCGCAATATGTAATGGCGGCGGTGGAGCCTCAGCAATTGTTATTGAAAGAATCTAA
- a CDS encoding C40 family peptidase, with the protein MFGICNLAMIPLRFEPSDRSEIVSQVLFGEHFEILEQVKQWTRIRMQFDDYEGWIDFKQLQLITEADFNKLSLEPIVLNADLIEYITTASNSLIPIPLGSALTFLNHKEINTSNFDFEGTSTTGLKSKSHLIDTAFMYLNAPYLWGGKTPFGIDCSGFTQMVYKLNGYKLLRDASQQAAQGEPLSFIEESEAGDLAFFDNDEGNIIHVGIMMEDNYIIHASGKIRVDRLDHLGIFNAETNKHTHKLRVIKKII; encoded by the coding sequence ATGTTTGGAATTTGTAATCTAGCGATGATACCGCTCCGATTTGAACCCAGTGATAGAAGTGAAATTGTCTCTCAAGTCTTATTTGGAGAACATTTTGAAATTTTAGAACAAGTGAAGCAGTGGACTCGCATCAGAATGCAATTTGATGATTATGAAGGTTGGATCGATTTTAAGCAGTTGCAACTTATTACTGAAGCGGATTTCAATAAATTGTCGTTAGAACCCATCGTTCTTAATGCCGATTTAATAGAATACATCACTACCGCATCAAATTCATTGATTCCAATTCCGTTAGGTTCCGCATTAACGTTCCTAAATCACAAGGAAATTAATACTTCTAATTTCGATTTTGAAGGAACAAGCACTACTGGACTAAAAAGTAAATCGCACTTAATCGACACTGCATTTATGTATTTGAATGCACCCTATCTCTGGGGAGGAAAAACTCCTTTTGGCATTGATTGTTCTGGCTTTACTCAAATGGTATATAAACTAAATGGCTACAAATTACTTAGAGACGCTTCACAACAAGCAGCACAAGGAGAACCCTTAAGTTTTATTGAAGAGAGCGAGGCAGGAGATTTAGCTTTCTTTGACAATGACGAAGGAAATATCATCCATGTCGGCATAATGATGGAGGACAATTATATCATTCACGCAAGTGGTAAGATTCGAGTGGATCGGTTAGATCATTTAGGTATTTTTAACGCCGAGACCAATAAGCATACCCATAAGTTAAGAGTCATTAAAAAAATAATATAA
- a CDS encoding DUF2452 domain-containing protein — translation MESKKPDNIVYSEIEGYNANVLPYGTSVGAPVIRVDDLVSWKSRGITTVNKEFKSKFDELKAQYQSLIEEFEWNELVYSSKFSFEPVIGEVYHLYRSNDGTDFLSLIGPEEWNKEHIGTFKLNSDKKWIHLS, via the coding sequence ATGGAAAGTAAAAAACCAGATAATATAGTCTACTCTGAAATTGAGGGATACAACGCTAATGTGCTACCGTATGGTACAAGTGTCGGCGCTCCGGTAATTAGAGTAGATGATTTAGTTTCTTGGAAAAGTAGAGGAATTACTACTGTGAACAAAGAATTTAAAAGTAAGTTTGATGAGCTCAAAGCGCAATATCAAAGTTTAATTGAAGAATTTGAGTGGAACGAACTGGTTTATAGTTCTAAATTCTCTTTTGAGCCAGTTATAGGTGAAGTTTATCATTTGTACAGAAGCAATGACGGAACTGATTTCCTTTCCTTGATTGGACCAGAAGAGTGGAATAAAGAACATATCGGTACTTTTAAGTTAAATAGCGACAAGAAATGGATTCATCTTTCTTGA
- the gyrA gene encoding DNA gyrase subunit A: MSEGEKLIPINIEDEMKSAYIDYSMSVIVSRALPDVRDGLKPVHRRVLYGMYDLGVFSNKAHKKSARIVGEVLGKYHPHGDTSVYDAMVRMAQEWSLRYLLVDGQGNFGSVDGDSPAAMRYTEARMRKISEEIMADIEKETVDFQLNFDDTLYEPTVMPTRVPTLLINGATGIAVGMATNMPPHNLTEVINGTLAYMDNNDIEIDELMNHIKAPDFPTGGVIYGYDGVREAFKTGRGRVVMRAKVGFEEVDGRECIIVTEIPYQVNKADMIKRTADLVNDKKIDGIANIRDESDRNGMRIVYILKRDATPNVVLNTLYKFTQLQSSFSVNNIALVKGRPQMLNLKEMIHYFVEHRHDVVVRRTKFELRKAEERAHILEGLIIASDNIDEVIALIRGSKNTEEAREKLIARFELSDIQARAIVEMRLRQLTGLEQDKLRAEYEELMKLIAHLKALLENVDLRTNLIKEELVEIRDKYGDERRSIIEYSGGDVSIEDLIADENVVITISHAGYIKRTNLTEYKTQNRGGVGQKSAGTRDQDFLEHMFVATNHQYMMFFTQKGKCFWMRVYEIPEGSKTAKGRAIQNLVNIESDDKVKAFICTQDLKDKEYINSHNLIMVTKKGQVKKTSLEKYSKPRVNGVAAITIKEGDELLGAQLTNGESQIILAVKSGKLVRFEETKTRPMGRTASGVRGITLKDDADEVIGMVTVDKENINESQILVVTENGYGKRTKLVDDDGEDVYRITNRGGKGVKTLNITEKTGNLISISAVTDADDLMIINKSGLTIRMAIEDLRVMGRATQGVKLINLKGKDSIAAVTKVMKDDVAEVVVDEDGNIVETETIERVKPVLEVLEDEGSEDDDEDDDSEADEELEEDEDEDDSDDEA, translated from the coding sequence ATGTCTGAAGGAGAAAAGTTAATTCCTATTAACATAGAAGATGAAATGAAATCAGCTTACATCGATTACTCGATGTCAGTAATTGTATCAAGGGCACTTCCAGATGTTAGAGATGGCTTGAAGCCTGTTCATAGAAGGGTTCTTTACGGAATGTATGATTTAGGAGTTTTTTCAAATAAAGCCCATAAAAAGTCCGCCAGAATTGTCGGTGAAGTTTTAGGTAAGTATCACCCACACGGAGATACTTCAGTTTACGATGCGATGGTTCGTATGGCACAAGAGTGGAGCTTGCGTTATTTATTAGTAGATGGTCAAGGTAACTTTGGTTCTGTAGATGGTGATAGTCCAGCAGCAATGCGTTATACAGAAGCTAGAATGCGTAAAATTTCGGAAGAAATTATGGCTGACATCGAAAAAGAAACAGTTGATTTTCAATTAAACTTTGACGATACTTTATATGAGCCAACAGTAATGCCTACAAGAGTTCCTACTTTATTAATTAATGGAGCTACAGGGATTGCAGTAGGTATGGCTACTAATATGCCACCGCACAACTTAACGGAAGTAATCAACGGTACTTTAGCTTATATGGACAACAATGACATCGAAATCGATGAATTGATGAATCATATTAAAGCGCCTGATTTTCCAACAGGTGGTGTGATATATGGTTATGATGGCGTTCGTGAAGCATTTAAAACGGGTCGTGGACGTGTTGTAATGCGTGCGAAAGTTGGTTTTGAAGAAGTTGACGGAAGAGAATGTATTATTGTTACAGAGATTCCATACCAAGTCAATAAAGCAGATATGATCAAGCGTACTGCGGATTTGGTAAATGATAAAAAAATAGATGGAATTGCAAATATTCGCGATGAGTCAGATAGAAATGGTATGCGTATCGTTTATATTTTGAAGCGTGATGCAACGCCAAATGTGGTTTTAAATACGCTTTACAAGTTTACACAATTACAATCTTCTTTCAGTGTCAATAATATTGCGTTAGTAAAAGGACGTCCGCAAATGTTGAATCTAAAAGAGATGATTCATTATTTTGTAGAACACCGTCACGATGTAGTGGTTCGAAGAACTAAATTTGAATTGCGTAAGGCAGAAGAAAGAGCGCATATTTTAGAGGGATTGATCATTGCTTCTGATAATATTGACGAAGTAATTGCATTAATTAGAGGTTCGAAAAATACAGAAGAGGCAAGAGAGAAATTAATTGCTAGATTCGAATTATCAGATATTCAAGCACGTGCAATTGTCGAAATGCGTTTGCGTCAATTAACAGGTCTAGAACAAGACAAGTTAAGAGCGGAGTATGAGGAGTTGATGAAGTTAATTGCTCACTTAAAAGCATTGTTAGAAAATGTTGATTTGAGAACAAACTTGATAAAAGAAGAATTAGTAGAAATTCGCGATAAGTACGGAGACGAAAGACGTTCTATAATTGAGTATTCAGGTGGAGATGTAAGTATTGAAGATTTAATCGCTGATGAGAATGTAGTAATTACAATTTCTCACGCTGGATATATCAAACGTACGAATTTAACAGAATACAAAACACAGAATAGAGGAGGAGTAGGTCAAAAAAGTGCAGGAACAAGAGATCAAGATTTCTTAGAACACATGTTTGTAGCTACAAATCACCAGTACATGATGTTCTTTACTCAAAAGGGAAAATGTTTCTGGATGCGTGTTTATGAAATTCCAGAGGGAAGTAAAACTGCTAAAGGAAGAGCGATTCAAAACTTGGTAAACATCGAAAGTGACGATAAAGTTAAAGCTTTTATTTGTACGCAAGATTTAAAAGACAAAGAGTACATCAATAGCCATAACCTTATTATGGTGACTAAAAAAGGTCAAGTTAAGAAAACATCGTTAGAGAAATATTCTAAACCTAGAGTTAATGGTGTTGCTGCTATTACAATTAAAGAAGGGGATGAGTTGTTAGGAGCGCAATTAACGAATGGGGAAAGCCAAATTATATTAGCGGTAAAATCAGGTAAATTAGTTCGTTTTGAAGAAACTAAAACCCGTCCAATGGGTAGAACTGCTTCAGGAGTTAGAGGAATTACGTTAAAAGATGATGCGGATGAAGTAATTGGTATGGTTACTGTAGATAAGGAAAATATTAACGAATCTCAAATCTTAGTTGTTACTGAAAACGGTTACGGTAAGCGCACTAAACTTGTTGATGACGACGGTGAAGACGTGTACAGAATTACAAATCGCGGTGGTAAAGGAGTTAAGACTTTAAACATTACTGAAAAAACTGGAAATTTAATTTCTATTAGTGCTGTTACTGATGCTGATGATTTGATGATTATCAATAAATCTGGATTGACAATCAGAATGGCTATTGAGGATTTGCGCGTTATGGGACGTGCAACTCAAGGAGTTAAATTGATTAATCTAAAAGGTAAAGACTCTATCGCCGCAGTTACTAAAGTAATGAAAGATGATGTAGCTGAAGTTGTGGTTGATGAAGATGGAAATATAGTTGAAACCGAAACAATTGAAAGAGTTAAACCAGTTTTAGAAGTACTGGAAGACGAAGGTTCTGAAGACGACGATGAAGACGACGATTCTGAAGCTGATGAAGAATTAGAAGAGGATGAAGACGAAGATGATTCTGACGATGAGGCTTAA